One window from the genome of Pungitius pungitius chromosome 14, fPunPun2.1, whole genome shotgun sequence encodes:
- the sntg2 gene encoding gamma-2-syntrophin isoform X1: MSVTGKQQPELIERPASLSVPTSTKSGIALLYNEETNNTYDVCLKLTRELLTIQKLDVVCTSGGESPVNHRTVVLRRQAAGGLGLSIKGGAEHNVPVVISKIFKDQVADRTGKLFVGDAVLQVNGINVEPCTHEEVVHLLRTAGDEVTITVRYLREVPSFLKLPLGSPGPSADHSRVSSPLFDSGLHLNGNGNNTAPSPPPPSADKPRYEKRWLDAVPLPLLMARVSRCRAGTDQLRSNCFEVYALDGAGTNILQFCTAAESTDWLQAISTNINQLTQEKINMMNKSCSSEDQTVHMGWTCGSPEGGAAGRSSAFKFLALRGPLFYIFRSPPISAADWGHAETTYNLYEVLFKVHKLWMAEDCWLQARLYLGLEHSPEQQDNESLCFSILVGHGQSHTFRVELASDLATWEKSFQRAAFWEVQRIRSKSYMCSSQGNVLSFTVDFGSGFTCSEASSKTPLWRYKFSQLKGSSDDGKTRVKLLFKNAESNQIEMKELEFANLTAVLHCIHSFIAAKVASVDPLFVHSHSLSGHHANT; encoded by the exons ACCAAATCTGGAATTGCCTTGCTGTACAACGAGGAGACCAACAACACCTACGACGTCTGCCTGAAGCTGACCCGGGAGCTGCTGACCATACAGAAGCTGGACGTGGTCTGCACGAGCGGAGGGGAATCCCCGGTAAAT CACAGGACGGTTGTACTGCGGAGACAGGCGGCTGGCGGTCTGGGCCTGAGCATCAAA GGAGGTGCGGAGCACAACGTGCCCGTCGTCATTTCCAAGATCTTCAAAGATCAAGTAG CGGACCGGACGGGGAAGCTGTTCGTCGGCGACGCCGTGCTGCAG gtgAACGGCATCAATGTGGAGCCCTGCACACACGAGGAAGTT GTTCACCTCCTGCGCACCGCCGGAGATGAGGTCACCATCACCGTCCGCTACCTGCGAGAAGTTCCATCGTTCCTCAAACTGCCCCTAG GGTCCCCGGGGCCGTCCGCCGATCACAGCCGGGTGTCCTCGCCGCTCTTTGACAGCGGCCTACATCTCAATGGAAACGGAAACAACACA gcccCATCGCCCCCTCCGCCCTCGGCCGATAAGCCGCGGTACGAGAAGCGCTGGCTGGACGCCGTCCCGCTGCCCTTGTTGATGGCCAGAGTCTCCAGATGCAGAGCCGGCACAGATCAATTAAG GTCCAACTGTTTCGAAGTCTACGCTTTGGACGGCGCCGGCACCAACATTCTTCAATTTTGCACCGCGGCAGAAAGCACCGACTGGCTCCAGGCAATATCTACCAACATCAACCAGTTGACACAGGAGAAG ATAAACATGATGAACAAATCCTGCTCATCAGAGGATCAG ACCGTTCACATGGGCTGGACATGCGGGAGCCCCGAGGGCGGCGCCGCGGGAAGGTCTTCAGCCTTCAAGTTCCTGGCTCTGAGAGGACCACTTTTTTACATCTTCAGAAGCCCCCCG ATCAGTGCGGCTGACTGGGGACACGCCGAGACAACGTATAACCTCTACGAGGTCCTTTTCAAGGTCCACAAG CTGTGGATGGCGGAGGATTGCTGGCTGCAGGCGCGGCTCTACTTGGGCCTGGAGCATTCGCCGGAGCAGCAGGACAACGAGTCGCTGTGCTTCAGCATCCTGGTGGGCCACGGCCAGAGCCACACCTTCCGGGTGGAGCTGGCCTCGGACCTGGCCACCTGGGAGAAGTCCTTCCAGAGAGCGGCCTTCTGGGAGGTGCAGCGAATACGG TCCAAGAGCTACATGTGCAGCAGCCAGGGGAACGTGCTGAGCTTCACCGTCGACTTTGGATCGGGCTTCACCTGCTCGGAAGCCTCCTCAAAG ACCCCACTGTGGCGATACAAGTTCTCTCAGCTCAAAGGCTCCTCTGATGACGGGAAAACCAGGGTGAAGCTCCTCTTCAAGAATGCCGAAAGCAACCAAATAGAGATGAAG GAGCTGGAGTTTGCTAATCTCACAGCCGTCCTTCACTGCATACATTCTTTCATTGCCGCCAAAGTGGCCTCCGTGGACCCCCTCTTTGTGCACAGCCACAGCCTCTCTGGACATCACGCGAACACTTGA
- the sntg2 gene encoding gamma-2-syntrophin isoform X2: protein MTVVLRRQAAGGLGLSIKGGAEHNVPVVISKIFKDQVADRTGKLFVGDAVLQVNGINVEPCTHEEVVHLLRTAGDEVTITVRYLREVPSFLKLPLGSPGPSADHSRVSSPLFDSGLHLNGNGNNTAPSPPPPSADKPRYEKRWLDAVPLPLLMARVSRCRAGTDQLRSNCFEVYALDGAGTNILQFCTAAESTDWLQAISTNINQLTQEKINMMNKSCSSEDQTVHMGWTCGSPEGGAAGRSSAFKFLALRGPLFYIFRSPPISAADWGHAETTYNLYEVLFKVHKLWMAEDCWLQARLYLGLEHSPEQQDNESLCFSILVGHGQSHTFRVELASDLATWEKSFQRAAFWEVQRIRSKSYMCSSQGNVLSFTVDFGSGFTCSEASSKTPLWRYKFSQLKGSSDDGKTRVKLLFKNAESNQIEMKELEFANLTAVLHCIHSFIAAKVASVDPLFVHSHSLSGHHANT, encoded by the exons AT GACGGTTGTACTGCGGAGACAGGCGGCTGGCGGTCTGGGCCTGAGCATCAAA GGAGGTGCGGAGCACAACGTGCCCGTCGTCATTTCCAAGATCTTCAAAGATCAAGTAG CGGACCGGACGGGGAAGCTGTTCGTCGGCGACGCCGTGCTGCAG gtgAACGGCATCAATGTGGAGCCCTGCACACACGAGGAAGTT GTTCACCTCCTGCGCACCGCCGGAGATGAGGTCACCATCACCGTCCGCTACCTGCGAGAAGTTCCATCGTTCCTCAAACTGCCCCTAG GGTCCCCGGGGCCGTCCGCCGATCACAGCCGGGTGTCCTCGCCGCTCTTTGACAGCGGCCTACATCTCAATGGAAACGGAAACAACACA gcccCATCGCCCCCTCCGCCCTCGGCCGATAAGCCGCGGTACGAGAAGCGCTGGCTGGACGCCGTCCCGCTGCCCTTGTTGATGGCCAGAGTCTCCAGATGCAGAGCCGGCACAGATCAATTAAG GTCCAACTGTTTCGAAGTCTACGCTTTGGACGGCGCCGGCACCAACATTCTTCAATTTTGCACCGCGGCAGAAAGCACCGACTGGCTCCAGGCAATATCTACCAACATCAACCAGTTGACACAGGAGAAG ATAAACATGATGAACAAATCCTGCTCATCAGAGGATCAG ACCGTTCACATGGGCTGGACATGCGGGAGCCCCGAGGGCGGCGCCGCGGGAAGGTCTTCAGCCTTCAAGTTCCTGGCTCTGAGAGGACCACTTTTTTACATCTTCAGAAGCCCCCCG ATCAGTGCGGCTGACTGGGGACACGCCGAGACAACGTATAACCTCTACGAGGTCCTTTTCAAGGTCCACAAG CTGTGGATGGCGGAGGATTGCTGGCTGCAGGCGCGGCTCTACTTGGGCCTGGAGCATTCGCCGGAGCAGCAGGACAACGAGTCGCTGTGCTTCAGCATCCTGGTGGGCCACGGCCAGAGCCACACCTTCCGGGTGGAGCTGGCCTCGGACCTGGCCACCTGGGAGAAGTCCTTCCAGAGAGCGGCCTTCTGGGAGGTGCAGCGAATACGG TCCAAGAGCTACATGTGCAGCAGCCAGGGGAACGTGCTGAGCTTCACCGTCGACTTTGGATCGGGCTTCACCTGCTCGGAAGCCTCCTCAAAG ACCCCACTGTGGCGATACAAGTTCTCTCAGCTCAAAGGCTCCTCTGATGACGGGAAAACCAGGGTGAAGCTCCTCTTCAAGAATGCCGAAAGCAACCAAATAGAGATGAAG GAGCTGGAGTTTGCTAATCTCACAGCCGTCCTTCACTGCATACATTCTTTCATTGCCGCCAAAGTGGCCTCCGTGGACCCCCTCTTTGTGCACAGCCACAGCCTCTCTGGACATCACGCGAACACTTGA